The following are encoded in a window of Syngnathus scovelli strain Florida chromosome 4, RoL_Ssco_1.2, whole genome shotgun sequence genomic DNA:
- the LOC125967485 gene encoding hatching enzyme 1.2 isoform X1, which yields MDITVILTSVLMLTSFICLSSFLENSDTMTPIVITVLLLSVAAVSPGSIHRYGKNKIEEPVSVKIEKENANVKPGLNLTHGDIMGHMGDEEGILRNALLCPRGGCKWPKTGDEAIIPYEISRAFTKRQRTTIEKALRDFSFGERTTCIRFVRKTETDRNYLSFISDSGCWSYLGQTGGRQLISLQRDRCVHKNIVQHQALHALGFHHEQVRSDRDDYVIINYENIIQGAEQHFQIAPTNNLGTPYDYHSVMHFDAYAYSKNGKQTIIAKNRFITNFGRAKEMSDNDYARVNRLYECCE from the exons ATGGACATCACTGTGATTTTAACTTCTGTACTTATGTTAActtcttttatttgtttatcttcaTTTTTAGAAAACAGCGACACGATGACGCCAATTGTCATCACTGTTCtccttctgtctgttgcagcagTCTCTCCG GGCTCCATACATAGATATGGCAAAAACAAAATAG AAGAGCCCGTTTCTGTGAAAATTGAAAAggaaaatgcaaatgtcaaACCAG GCTTAAACCTGACACATGGGGACATTATGGGACACATGGGTGATGAAGAGGGAATTTTGAGGAATGCTCTACTCTGCCCCCGCGGTGGCTGTAAATGGCCAAAAACTGGAGACGAAGCCATAATTCCCTATGAAATCTCCAGAGCTTTTA CCAAACGTCAAAGGACAACTATAGAAAAAGCCCTAAGAGACTTTAGTTTTGGAGAGCGCACGACATGCATTCGCTTTGTCAGGAAGACTGAAACGGATAGAAACTATCTATCCTTCATATCAGACTCAGG GTGTTGGTCATACCTTGGTCAAACCGGTGGCAGACAGCTGATCTCCTTGCAGAGAGACCGTTGCGTGCACAAAAACATTGTGCAACATCAAGCCCTCCATGCACTTGGATTTCACCATGAGCAGGTCCGCTCTGACAGAGATGACTACGTCATCATTAATTATGAAAACATCATACAAG GAGCTGAGCAACACTTTCAGATTGCACCAACAAACAACTTGGGTACCCCCTATGATTATCACTCTGTGATGCATTTTGACGC atATGCCTACTCCAAAAATGGCAAACAAACCATCATTGCCAAAAACAGGTTTATAACTAATTTTGGCAGAGCAAAAGAGATGAGTGACAATGACTATGCACGCGTCAATCGTCTTTATGAGTGTTGTGAGTAA
- the LOC125967486 gene encoding low choriolytic enzyme-like isoform X1 translates to MYKRQPPGTTGIPENTENSNTMTPIVITVLLLSVAAISPVSTKRNGKKKNEESVSRKIEKANAHVRPGLNLTYGDIMGDMIDDDGILRNAVPCTSSGCKWPKSGNEVIIPYEISGAFSRRQKRLIQNALNEFSNGERTTCVRFVKKRGRDRNYLSFISNSGCWSYLGQIGGRQPISLQRYGCVYKDIVQHEVLHALGFHHEQVRSDRDDHVIIKFENIISGTERNFQIANTNNLGTPYDFDSVMHYAPRAFSSNGEPTIVAIDSSITNFGTATEMSARDYDLVNRLYECCE, encoded by the exons ATGTATAAAAGGCAACCACCAGGGACCACAGGCATACCTGAAAACACCG AAAATAGCAACACCATGACGCCAATTGTCATCACTGTTCtccttctgtctgttgcagccaTTTCTCCG gtctCAACAAAGCGCaatggcaaaaagaaaaacg AAGAGTCAGTTTCTAGAAAAATTGAAAAAGCAAATGCACATGTTAGACCAG GCTTAAACCTGACATATGGGGACATCATGGGTGACATGATTGATGACGACGGAATTTTGAGGAATGCTGTCCCCTGCACCAGCAGTGGCTGTAAATGGCCAAAATCTGGAAACGAAGTCATAATTCCCTATGAAATCTCTGGCGCTTTTA GCAGACGACAAAAGAGACTTATACAAAATGCCCTAAATGAGTTCAGTAATGGAGAGCGCACAACCTGCGTTCGCTTTGTCAAGAAGAGAGGAAGAGATAGAAACTATCTATCCTTCATATCAAACTCGGG GTGTTGGTCATACCTAGGTCAAATAGGTGGCAGACAGCCAATCTCCTTGCAGAGATATGGTTGTGTGTACAAAGACATTGTGCAACACGAGGTGCTCCATGCACTTGGATTCCACCATGAGCAGGTCCGCTCTGACAGAGATGATCACGTCATCATTAAATTTGAAAACATCATATCAG GAACGGAACGAAACTTTCAGATTGCAAATACAAACAACTTGGGAACCCCCTATGATTTTGACTCTGTGATGCATTACGCCCC ACGTGCCTTCTCCTCAAATGGTGAACCGACCATCGTTGCCATAGATAGTTCTATAACTAATTTTGGCACCGCAACAGAGATGAGTGCCAGAGACTATGATCTTGTCAATCGTCTTTATGAGTGCTGTGAGTAA
- the LOC125967488 gene encoding low choriolytic enzyme isoform X2 — MYKRQPPSTTGIPENTENSNTMPPIVITVLLLSFAAVSPVSANGNGKKEKEESVSGKIEKANAHVRPGLNLTYGDIMGDMIDDDGILRNAVPCTSRGCKWPKSGNKVRIPYQISGAFSSQQKRLIKKALREFRRGERTTCIRFVRKRSSDINYLSFISDMGCWSYLGQIGGRQPISLQRNGCVFKNIVQHEVLHALGLHHEQVRSDRDDHVIIKFENIISGTERNFQIVDTNNLGTPYDFDSVMHYSPRAFSSNGEPTIVAIDSSITNFGTATEMSARDYDLVNRLYEC, encoded by the exons ATGTATAAAAGGCAACCACCAAGTACCACAGGCATACCTGAAAACACTG aaaacagcaacaccatgccgccaaTTGTCATCACTGTTCTCCTTCTGTCTTTTGCAGCTGTTTCTCCG GTCTCAGCAAACGGCAACGGCAAAAAGGAAAAGG AAGAGTCAGTTTCTGGAAAAATTGAAAAAGCAAATGCACATGTTAGACCAG GTTTAAACCTGACATATGGGGACATTATGGGTGACATGATTGATGACGACGGAATTTTGAGGAATGCTGTCCCCTGCACCAGCCGTGGCTGTAAATGGCCAAAATCCGGAAACAAAGTCAGAATTCCCTATCAAATCTCTGGCGCTTTTA GCAGTCAACAAAAGAGACTTATAAAAAAAGCACTGCGTGAGTTCAGGAGGGGAGAGCGCACAACCTGCATTCGCTTTGTCAGGAAGAGAAGTAGTGATATAAACTATCTATCCTTCATATCAGACATGGG GTGTTGGTCATACCTTGGTCAAATAGGTGGCAGACAGCCAATCTCCTTGCAGAGAAATGGTTGTGTGTTCAAAAACATTGTGCAACACGAGGTGCTCCATGCACTTGGATTGCACCATGAGCAGGTCCGCTCTGACAGAGATGATCACGTCATCATTAAATTTGAAAACATCATATCAG GAACGGAAAGAAACTTTCAGATTGTAGATACAAACAACTTGGGAACCCCCTATGATTTTGACTCTGTGATGCATTACAGCCC ACGTGCCTTCTCCTCAAATGGTGAACCGACCATCGTTGCCATAGATAGTTCTATAACTAATTTTGGCACCGCAACAGAGATGAGTGCCAGAGACTATGATCTTGTCAATCGTCTTTATGAGTGCT AA
- the LOC125967480 gene encoding uncharacterized protein: MAARAHAAATLCAVSTVICSSNECSSDSLVCSSRPCYKYSRQVLLDIGRSGFCGVLDFEVSTLKALGLLRPETSPTSPAIPPPVGSRRKRCARRQKRGKRGGVRARLKANLARPAVPSILLAQCSIAGQQNGLRSPAEVYEPDVHLERLACYRADRAIVRGGKSRGGGICVYIREEWCRDSVVVCKHCSPFVEFVIIKCRPFYLPREFTAILLVAVYIPPSNIEGDRIAALGELYQAVSEQQTAHPDGFTIFAGDFNHANLKSVFPRLHQHVPFPTRGDSFLDLVYSAQKGAFKATHLPHLGLSDHLTVLLLPAYRHLVKASRPVRRQVRVWPEGASDALRDCFDTTDWDLFKRAATYNDWTKRKQRNTFCMDCLMLQQV; this comes from the exons atggcggcgcgtgcacacgcagcggccactctctgtgccgtcagtacggtgatttgttcgtctaatgagtgttcgtccgacagtcttgtgtgttcgtctcgtccgtgctacaagtacagcaggcaggttctgcttgacatcggcagaagtgggttttgcggcgttctggactttgaagtgtcgacattaaaggcgctcggactgctacgtcctgaaacgtcgccgacctcacccgctattcctcccccggttgggagccgtcggaaacggtgtgcgaggaggcagaagagaggcaagcgcggaggcgtccgggccaggctgaagGCCAAcctagcgcgaccggcggtgccctccattcttctggcccaatgttcgatcgctggacaacaaaatggattacgttcgcctgctgaggtctacgaaccggacg tgcatctggagcggctagcgtgctatcgggcggaccgtgccattgtacgagggggaaagtcgcgaggaggtggaatatgcgtctacatccgagaagaatggtgccgggactctgtggtggtatgtaagcactgctcgccgtttgtggagtttgtgatcattaaatgccgtcctttttatctgccgagggaatttaccgcgattctgctagtcgcggtatacatcccgccttccaacatcgaaggagacaggatcgcggcgcttggtgaactgtaccaggctgtcagtgaacagcaaacagcgcaccctgacggtttcaccatcttcgctggagacttcaatcatgccaacctgaagtctgttttcccgaggcttcaccagcatgttccttttccgacacgtggagacagcttcctggacctagtctactcggcgcaaaagggagctttcaaagccacccacctcccccatctggggctttctgaccatctcaccgttttgcttttgcccgcatacagacatttggtaaaggcatccaggccggttcggaggcaggttcgagtgtggcctgagggtgcctccgatgcacttcgtgactgcttcgacaccactgactgggacttgtttaagcgggcagccacctacaacgattggacgaaaAGAAAACAGAGGAACACATTTTGCATGGATTGTTTGATGCTGCAACAAGTTTAA
- the LOC125967486 gene encoding low choriolytic enzyme-like isoform X2 codes for MYKRQPPGTTGIPENTENSNTMTPIVITVLLLSVAAISPVSTKRNGKKKNEESVSRKIEKANAHVRPGLNLTYGDIMGDMIDDDGILRNAVPCTSSGCKWPKSGNEVIIPYEISGAFSRRQKRLIQNALNEFSNGERTTCVRFVKKRGRDRNYLSFISNSGCWSYLGQIGGRQPISLQRYGCVYKDIVQHEVLHALGFHHEQVRSDRDDHVIIKFENIISGTERNFQIANTNNLGTPYDFDSVMHYAPRAFSSNGEPTIVAIDSSITNFGTATEMSARDYDLVNRLYEC; via the exons ATGTATAAAAGGCAACCACCAGGGACCACAGGCATACCTGAAAACACCG AAAATAGCAACACCATGACGCCAATTGTCATCACTGTTCtccttctgtctgttgcagccaTTTCTCCG gtctCAACAAAGCGCaatggcaaaaagaaaaacg AAGAGTCAGTTTCTAGAAAAATTGAAAAAGCAAATGCACATGTTAGACCAG GCTTAAACCTGACATATGGGGACATCATGGGTGACATGATTGATGACGACGGAATTTTGAGGAATGCTGTCCCCTGCACCAGCAGTGGCTGTAAATGGCCAAAATCTGGAAACGAAGTCATAATTCCCTATGAAATCTCTGGCGCTTTTA GCAGACGACAAAAGAGACTTATACAAAATGCCCTAAATGAGTTCAGTAATGGAGAGCGCACAACCTGCGTTCGCTTTGTCAAGAAGAGAGGAAGAGATAGAAACTATCTATCCTTCATATCAAACTCGGG GTGTTGGTCATACCTAGGTCAAATAGGTGGCAGACAGCCAATCTCCTTGCAGAGATATGGTTGTGTGTACAAAGACATTGTGCAACACGAGGTGCTCCATGCACTTGGATTCCACCATGAGCAGGTCCGCTCTGACAGAGATGATCACGTCATCATTAAATTTGAAAACATCATATCAG GAACGGAACGAAACTTTCAGATTGCAAATACAAACAACTTGGGAACCCCCTATGATTTTGACTCTGTGATGCATTACGCCCC ACGTGCCTTCTCCTCAAATGGTGAACCGACCATCGTTGCCATAGATAGTTCTATAACTAATTTTGGCACCGCAACAGAGATGAGTGCCAGAGACTATGATCTTGTCAATCGTCTTTATGAGTGCT AA
- the LOC125967488 gene encoding low choriolytic enzyme isoform X3 yields MYKRQPPSTTGIPENTENSNTMPPIVITVLLLSFAAVSPVSANGNGKKEKEESVSGKIEKANAHVRPGLNLTYGDIMGDMIDDDGILRNAVPCTSRGCKWPKSGNKVRIPYQISGAFSSQQKRLIKKALREFRRGERTTCIRFVRKRSSDINYLSFISDMGNGKKLSDCRYKQLGNPL; encoded by the exons ATGTATAAAAGGCAACCACCAAGTACCACAGGCATACCTGAAAACACTG aaaacagcaacaccatgccgccaaTTGTCATCACTGTTCTCCTTCTGTCTTTTGCAGCTGTTTCTCCG GTCTCAGCAAACGGCAACGGCAAAAAGGAAAAGG AAGAGTCAGTTTCTGGAAAAATTGAAAAAGCAAATGCACATGTTAGACCAG GTTTAAACCTGACATATGGGGACATTATGGGTGACATGATTGATGACGACGGAATTTTGAGGAATGCTGTCCCCTGCACCAGCCGTGGCTGTAAATGGCCAAAATCCGGAAACAAAGTCAGAATTCCCTATCAAATCTCTGGCGCTTTTA GCAGTCAACAAAAGAGACTTATAAAAAAAGCACTGCGTGAGTTCAGGAGGGGAGAGCGCACAACCTGCATTCGCTTTGTCAGGAAGAGAAGTAGTGATATAAACTATCTATCCTTCATATCAGACATGGG GAACGGAAAGAAACTTTCAGATTGTAGATACAAACAACTTGGGAACCCCCTATGA
- the LOC125967485 gene encoding low choriolytic enzyme isoform X2: MDITVILTSVLMLTSFICLSSFLENSDTMTPIVITVLLLSVAAVSPGSIHRYGKNKIEPVSVKIEKENANVKPGLNLTHGDIMGHMGDEEGILRNALLCPRGGCKWPKTGDEAIIPYEISRAFTKRQRTTIEKALRDFSFGERTTCIRFVRKTETDRNYLSFISDSGCWSYLGQTGGRQLISLQRDRCVHKNIVQHQALHALGFHHEQVRSDRDDYVIINYENIIQGAEQHFQIAPTNNLGTPYDYHSVMHFDAYAYSKNGKQTIIAKNRFITNFGRAKEMSDNDYARVNRLYECCE, encoded by the exons ATGGACATCACTGTGATTTTAACTTCTGTACTTATGTTAActtcttttatttgtttatcttcaTTTTTAGAAAACAGCGACACGATGACGCCAATTGTCATCACTGTTCtccttctgtctgttgcagcagTCTCTCCG GGCTCCATACATAGATATGGCAAAAACAAAATAG AGCCCGTTTCTGTGAAAATTGAAAAggaaaatgcaaatgtcaaACCAG GCTTAAACCTGACACATGGGGACATTATGGGACACATGGGTGATGAAGAGGGAATTTTGAGGAATGCTCTACTCTGCCCCCGCGGTGGCTGTAAATGGCCAAAAACTGGAGACGAAGCCATAATTCCCTATGAAATCTCCAGAGCTTTTA CCAAACGTCAAAGGACAACTATAGAAAAAGCCCTAAGAGACTTTAGTTTTGGAGAGCGCACGACATGCATTCGCTTTGTCAGGAAGACTGAAACGGATAGAAACTATCTATCCTTCATATCAGACTCAGG GTGTTGGTCATACCTTGGTCAAACCGGTGGCAGACAGCTGATCTCCTTGCAGAGAGACCGTTGCGTGCACAAAAACATTGTGCAACATCAAGCCCTCCATGCACTTGGATTTCACCATGAGCAGGTCCGCTCTGACAGAGATGACTACGTCATCATTAATTATGAAAACATCATACAAG GAGCTGAGCAACACTTTCAGATTGCACCAACAAACAACTTGGGTACCCCCTATGATTATCACTCTGTGATGCATTTTGACGC atATGCCTACTCCAAAAATGGCAAACAAACCATCATTGCCAAAAACAGGTTTATAACTAATTTTGGCAGAGCAAAAGAGATGAGTGACAATGACTATGCACGCGTCAATCGTCTTTATGAGTGTTGTGAGTAA
- the LOC125967488 gene encoding low choriolytic enzyme isoform X1, producing MYKRQPPSTTGIPENTENSNTMPPIVITVLLLSFAAVSPVSANGNGKKEKEESVSGKIEKANAHVRPGLNLTYGDIMGDMIDDDGILRNAVPCTSRGCKWPKSGNKVRIPYQISGAFSSQQKRLIKKALREFRRGERTTCIRFVRKRSSDINYLSFISDMGCWSYLGQIGGRQPISLQRNGCVFKNIVQHEVLHALGLHHEQVRSDRDDHVIIKFENIISGTERNFQIVDTNNLGTPYDFDSVMHYSPLAFSSNGEPTIVAINSSITDFGRATEMSARDYDLVNLLYEC from the exons ATGTATAAAAGGCAACCACCAAGTACCACAGGCATACCTGAAAACACTG aaaacagcaacaccatgccgccaaTTGTCATCACTGTTCTCCTTCTGTCTTTTGCAGCTGTTTCTCCG GTCTCAGCAAACGGCAACGGCAAAAAGGAAAAGG AAGAGTCAGTTTCTGGAAAAATTGAAAAAGCAAATGCACATGTTAGACCAG GTTTAAACCTGACATATGGGGACATTATGGGTGACATGATTGATGACGACGGAATTTTGAGGAATGCTGTCCCCTGCACCAGCCGTGGCTGTAAATGGCCAAAATCCGGAAACAAAGTCAGAATTCCCTATCAAATCTCTGGCGCTTTTA GCAGTCAACAAAAGAGACTTATAAAAAAAGCACTGCGTGAGTTCAGGAGGGGAGAGCGCACAACCTGCATTCGCTTTGTCAGGAAGAGAAGTAGTGATATAAACTATCTATCCTTCATATCAGACATGGG GTGTTGGTCATACCTTGGTCAAATAGGTGGCAGACAGCCAATCTCCTTGCAGAGAAATGGTTGTGTGTTCAAAAACATTGTGCAACACGAGGTGCTCCATGCACTTGGATTGCACCATGAGCAGGTCCGCTCTGACAGAGATGATCACGTCATCATTAAATTTGAAAACATCATATCAG GAACGGAAAGAAACTTTCAGATTGTAGATACAAACAACTTGGGAACCCCCTATGATTTTGACTCTGTGATGCATTACAGCCC ACTTGCCTTCTCCTCAAATGGCGAACCGACCATCGTTGCCATAAATAGTTCTATAACTGATTTTGGCAGAGCAACAGAGATGAGTGCCAGAGACTATGATCTTGTCAATCTTCTTTATGAGTGTT AA